The DNA sequence GAAATCCGCGAGACGCTCAAAGGCGTCTATGACATCGAGCGGATGTCAGGCAAAGTGGCCCAGAAGAACATCAATCCCAGGGAGCTGCTCAGCCTGAAGCAGTCGCTGGAACGGATCCCCACAGTCAAGCAGCTGCTGGGACAGGTGCAGTACGGCGTGCTGGAAGAACTGCGCGAAGAACTCGATGAACTGGCCGATATCGCAGATCTGATCGGGCGGGCCATTTCAGAGGACGCCGGCGTCTCGTCGAAGGAAGGCGAAATCATCAAAGCCGGCTATGACAAGGGCGTCGACGAGCTGCGCGACATCAAGCGCCATGGCCGCCAGTGGATCGCTCAGCTGGAAGCCCAGGAACGCAGCGTCACGGGCATCTCTTCCCTGAAAGTCGGGTTCAACAAAGTGTTCGGCTACTACATTGAAATCACGAAGGCCAATTTCGGAAAAATCCCGGAAGGGCGCTATGTGCGCAAGCAGACCCTGGCCAATGCGGAGCGCTATATCACCGAGGAACTCAAGGAAATGGAAGAAAAAATCCTGGGCGCCGAGGAAAAGCTCCAGGATTTGGAATACAGCCTGTTCGTCCAGGTGCGGGACCAGGTTGAAGCCAATACGGAACGGCTCAAACGGACCGCTGCAGTTCTGGCCCAGCTGGACTGCTACGCCGCTTTTGCCAAGGTTGCCCTGGATCGCAGCTATGTCCGCCCGTCGTTCAACAATCAGGGCGTCATCAAGATTGCCGACGGACGCCACCCGGTCGTGGAGGCCATGATCCCGCGCGGCGAATTCATTGCCAATGACACGCTGCTGGACTTTAAGAAGAACAACTTCCTGATCATCACCGGTCCCAACATGGCCGGAAAAAGCACCTACATGCGCCAGGTGGCCTTAATCACCTTAATGGCTCAGATCGGATCCTTCGTTCCGGCGGTGTCCGCCGATCTGTCCGTCACCGATCGGATCTTCACCCGCATCGGCGCGTCGGATGATCTGTCCGGCGGCAAGTCCACCTTCATGGTGGAAATGACCGAAGTCTCCAATATCCTTAAGAACGCCAGCCATGACAGCCTGATCCTGCTGGATGAAGTGGGGCGGGGAACGAGCACTTACGACGGCATGGCCATTGCCTGGTCAGTGACCGAACACCTGATGAAGGAAGACGGCATCAAGGCCAGAACCCTCTTTGCCACCCATTACCACGAACTGATCGCCCTGGAGAAACAGCTGCCCGGCGTGCGCAATTACTCCGTTGCCGTGAAGGAAGTGGGTCAGTCCATCATTTTCCTGCGCAAGATCATTCCCGGCGGCGCGGATGAATCCTACGGCGTCGAAGTAGCCCGGCTGGCCGGCCTGCCCCAGGAAGTCATCCAGCGGGCCCGCGAGATTCTGCTGGGTCTGGAAGACTCCGGGAAAAAGAAGAAGATCAAGGAGCGAACCGAGCGGATTCAGCAGCTGAACTTCATGGATGTGCTGCTGGATGAAGGCGGCGGCTGTGCCCAGGAAGTGCTGGACGCACTGCGCGGACTGAACCTCAACGCCATGAGTCCCATGGAAGCCATGATGAAGCTGTATGAACTGCAAAATCAGCTGAAAGGAGATTAACGTGCCCGAATTCAGAATCAACCTGCTCAGTCAGGAAACGGCCTCCAAGATCGCGGCCGGGGAAGTCGTGGAGAAGCCCGCCTCGGTGGTGAAGGAACTGGTGGAGAATTCCATCGATGCCGGCGCCCGAAATATTACCGTTGAAGTAGTCAACGGCGGTCTGGACCTGATCCGCATTCTCGATGACGGACACGGCATCCGCAATGCGGACATGGAACGGGCTTTCCTGCCCCATGCCACCAGCAAAATCAAAGAAATTAATGATATCTTCGATATCATGACCCTGGGCTTTCGCGGCGAAGCGCTGGCCAGTGTCGCCGCTGTCTCGCGCACTTTGCTGAAAAGCCATGCCAAAGAGGAACAGGACGGCATGGAGGTGTTCTACGAAGGCGGCGAGGAAAAATTCCGGAAATACTCGGCCCTGGATCAGGGCACGATCATCGATGTCCGGGATCTGTTCTACAATGTCCCGGCCCGGCTGAAGTTCCTGCGGACCGCGCAGAAGGAAACGGCCAACGTCACGGATATCCTGACCCGGCTGGCTCTGTCTCAGCCCCAGATCGCCTTCACCTTCTACAACAACGAGAAGCTTGTATTCCGGACCTACGGCACCGGGAAGTTGCTCGATGTCATCCGCAGTGTCTACAATCGCAAGACCGCCGAGCAGGTGACCTGGTTTGAACGGGAAGCCGACGGCATTAAAATCCACGGCTACATCGGCAATGAGGAGATCGCCCGCGGCTCGCGCAATCAGCAGACGATCTTTATCAATGGCCGCTACATTACCTCCCGCTCTTTGACCGCCGCCGTCGAGCAGGCGTTCAAGAGCTTTATCACCATCAATAAATTCCCGTTTTTTGTCCTCTTCCTGGAACTGGCGCCCCATACGGTGGATGTCAATGTTCATCCCCAGAAGGCGGAAGTCAAGTTCAGCGATGAACGGCTTATGTTCCACACCGTTTTTGAAACAATCCACGGCACGCTGCGCACCATGTATCAGGGCAACCTGGGCTTTGAACAGGGCCTGGCCTCTGATCCGGTCCGGGAGACAACCCCCGAAACCGCGGGCCAGCCCATTCAATCCGCCGATTTTATGCCCTTTGACAAAACCTCCCGTGACAGTCTGATCCGGGAAGAAGCTTCCCCTCGGCCGGATTCATCAAGCTATTTCCAGGAACCGGCTCACGTTCAGGAAACCTGGCCCCGACCGGAGGACGAACCCACCGAAGTCCGACTGCCCGTTGACCTCAAATCCGACACGGCCCATCACCGGCTGGATAACCCCATCAGCCAGAGTCCCCAACCCACGGGCTCTGCCCCCGAGATACAACTGCCGAAAGCAGCCGAGGAAGTCCTTCCGAAGTTCCCCATGCCCCGCATAATGGGGCAGTTCAGCAAGACCTACATTCTGGCGGAACTGGGCGATGCCCTCTACCTGATTGATCAGCATGCGGCCCATGAGAAAATCAACTTTGAACGCTATATGGAGGATCTGCTCCAGGGTGATCTTCCCATCCAGCCGCTCCTGCTGCCTCAGGTCCTGGATCTGGCGGTGGATGACTACGCCGTCTGGCTGGAGAATGAGGCGGTATTTCAGGCCGCGGGCTTTGCCATTGAAGCCTTCGGGGAGCGGACGTTGAATGTACGGGAAGTTCCGCTGTTCCTGAGCGGCAGCAACGCCGAGTCCTATTTCAAGAGCATACTGGACAATCTGAAAAACCTGGGGAAGGGGACCAGTCAGGAAATTCGCTATCTGAGGATCGCGACGGCGGCCTGCAAGGCTTCCGTCAAAGCCAATGACGAACTGACCCTGCCCGAAATGCAGCACCTTTTAGAAGACCTGCGTTACCTCAAGGAGCCGTTCACCTGTCCGCACGGCCGTCCCACCATGATCCGCTTCACCCGGACTGAGATCGAAAAGATGTTTCGGAGGATCCAATGATGGAGCGGCGGGTTATTGTTCTGGCCGGCCCCACGGGCGTCGGCAAGTCTGACCTGGCGGTGGAACTGGCACAGCGCCTCAACGGTGAAATCATTTCCTGTGATTCCATGCAGATCTACCGGGGCATGGACATCGGTTCAGCCAAAATCAAGCCGGAGGACATGCGGGGGGTTCCGCATCATCTCCTGGATTTTCTTGACCCGGCCACTGCCTTCTCCGCCGCTGAATATCAGACACTGGCATTGAAGACCATCGAGCAGATTCATGAGCGCGGTCATATTGCGATCCTCACCGGGGGAACGGGTCTCTACATCAACTCCGTCATCTATCCGCTGGGATTCACGGCGGCTGACCGGTCAGACGAAATTCGCCGCAAGTATGAAGATGTTCTCCGGGACCAGGGGCGGGAAGCGCTGCATCAGCTTCTCCAGCAGCAGGATCCCGTCTCTGCCGGACGCATCCATGCCAACAACGTCAAGCGGGTCATCCGGGCACTGGAGGTTCAGGAAATGACCGGGCGGGCGTTCTCGGAATATGGGGAGGAAAAGGTGCTGCGCCAGGATCTGGAGATCTACTATTACTGGATCAGCATGGACCGAACCCGCCTCTACGACCGGATCAACCGCCGGGTTGATGTCATGATGGCGGAAGGTCTTCTGGAAGAGGTCCGGTCGCTTCAGGCGCAGGGACTAGGACCGATGCATCAGAGCATGCAGGGGATCGGCTACAAGGAACTGCTTCACTGTCTGGAGGGGAAGGTGTCCCTGGAGGAAGCAGTGGATCAGATCAGGCAGGGATCCAGAAATTATGCCAAACGCCAGATGACCTGGTTTCGAAATGATCCAAACTGTGCGGAACTGTCAAAAGAATTGATGACAGATGAACAAATGGTCGCTAAAATAGAAAGTGATGTTTCAACGCATCAGACACCCAAGAAATAGAAAGCGGGGACTACCCGACGGGAGGAACTATGAATAAGACAACGAACAATCTTCAGGATATTTTTCTGAATGGGGCAAGAAAATCCAGACTTGGAGTAATCATCCACCTGGTCAATGGCTTTCAGCTGAAAGGCATCGTCAAGGGTTTTGATAATTTTACTGTCATCCTCGACTCTGACGGAAAGCAAATGCTGGTCTATAAACATGCCATCACCACCATTACGCCGTCCAAACCCATCCTCTTCAACAACAAGGAAGATGAAACCGAGATGACCGGAGCCGAAGCCTAACACATCAGTTCAATAACTCAGATCATTCCGGCAGGCACAGGCATTATCCTGGCCTGCCTTTCCTTTTCCCATCTGTTCAGACAATGAAAAAACCTTTTTCGAACTGACAACGGCCAAACAAAGGAGCTGGCAAGCATGAATCAGCAAACGAATCAGCAAACGAATCACCCTATGAATAAAAATACATCAAAAAATTCAATTCAAAGGAAGGAACCATGTACCCCCGGAACACGAAACCACCTTTGGATGGTGCTGATCTCTTACTCATTGCTGGGGATCTTCTATTTATTGACTCGCCATCTGACCTTCGGACTGCATGGAATGAAGTCCTGGCCGGATCTGATGGCGCTGATCGCACTGATTCTTCTTAGTCTGGCCATCGGCTTTAAGCGCCGGATTCTGACTGGATTCGTCCTGGCGGGACATATCGGGGGATATGTCCTGGCCATGCTTTTCCAAAGAGATGGAATCGACCCGGGAGGAGGCAGAACCAATAATGCCTGGCTGATCTGGCTCATCAGTTTCCTGCTTGTCTCAGGAATGGGACTGGCGGGAGAAATCGTTCTGCGCCGAAAAGGGAAGAACATCAACTGAGATATTCGAACTTTGTCTTTCGCGAAGAGAAGTCCGCTGAGAAACTTCAGCCGATGCCAGCAACTCAAGTGATCAGTCGATCTTCAGCCAGAGATCAGCCCAGGTTCAACCAAAGATAATGGAATGATCCGAAAGAGTTTTGTCTATATCAGCAGGGAACCGTTGTTTTTTGAAAACTGTGTCATTTCATGATAAAATACTTCTTTGTGAGACACAGGTTTGTGTAACAGAATCTTTCGATACGGAGTATTTTTATGATAGAAAAGACCAGACAATTGTTGAAAACACGTTACCGCATTTCCGATGAACTGCTTGACCTGCATGACCGGGTTTTGGAAGAGCTCGCCCCTGAACTGTCCTATTATGATGAGATTCGGGAGTACAATCAGCTGAAAGTCACCCGAGCCTTCCATGAGGAGCGCATCAGTGATTCCATGTTCAGCATGTCCTCAGGCTATGGTTACGGGGATCTGGGCCGCGATAAGCTGGACGCGGTCTATGCCAGAGTTTTCGGTGCTGAAAGTGCCTTGGTGCGGCCGCATTTTGTCAATGGCACCCATGCCATCACGGCTGCGCTGTTCGGCAATCTGCGCCCAGGGGACACGCTCATGACCATTACCGGCCGCCCCTATGACACGCTTCATAATGTCATCGGCATCGGTTCAAAGAAAAATGTCGGTTCCTTAATGGACTATGGCGTTAATTATCTGGAAGTGGATTTCAAGGATGGACTGCCGGATAAGGAAACGATCCGCCAGATGCTGGCCGAACATGACGTGAAAATGGTACATATTCAGCGTTCCACCGGCTACAGCTGGCGTCCGTCCATGAATTTGACAGTCATGGCAGGTATCATTCGTTTTGTGAAAGAACAAAAAGATGATATCATAATCTTTGTAGACAACTGCTATGGGGAGTTCATCGAGACCGTTGAGCCCACTGAACTTGGCGCGGATCTGATCGCCGGATCTCTGATCAAAAATCCAGGCGGTTCCATTGCGCCCACCGGCGGATACATTGCGGGCCGGGCCGATCTGGTAGAACAGGCAGCATACCGCCTGACAGTTCCGGGCATCGGCGGAGAATGCGGTTCCACTTTCGGCGTTACGCGGCTGATGTTCCAGGGATTCTTCCTGGCGCCGCATATTTCGATGGAAGCCGTCAAAGGCGCGATTTTCTGTGCCCGTCTCATGGAACATCTGGGTTATGAAGTCAAACCCAGGGCAACAGAACGCCGCACGGACATCATCCAGGCCATTCGCTTTGGCGAACCGGGTAAACTGATTCGATTCGTCAAAGGGATTCAATACGGCGCACCGGTTGATTCCTTCGTTGAATGCGAACCCTGGGACATGCCCGGCTATGATGACCAGGTCATCATGGCTTCCGGATCCTTCATTCAGGGCTCTTCCATCGAGTTATCCTGTGATGCCCCAATCCGGGAACCCTATATTGCGTACCTGCAAGGCGGGATTACATTTGATCATGCCAGGACCGGCATTTTGATTGCCGTTTCCAATACATTGAAACAGGAGTAGAAAATGGACCAACCGGGTATATTACCCCAAATATTGATCATCATTGTACTGATCCTCATCAACGGTTTCTTTTCCATGTCGGAAATGGCCATCGTTTCTGCCAGCCGCTTCAAGATCCACAACCTGGTTTCCGAAGGGGACAAGCGAGCGTCCAAGCTGGAACACCTGATGGCATCGCCCTCCAATTTTCTGGCGACGATCCAGGTCGGTATTACCTTTGCCGGCTTCTTTACCGCCGGTCAGGCGACCAAGTCCTTTGAGTCGCGCCTGGCACCGCTGTTTGACCAGCTGCCGTTTCTGGCGCCATACTCTGAAGTCGTCGCGTTTATCCTCATCACACTGATTATGTCCTATTTCACGCTGGTATTCGGGGAGCTTCTGCCCAAGCGCATCGCCCTCCAGAAGCCGGAAGCCATAGCCCTGGCCGTGGCCGGACCGGTCAGCACCATATCGAAGGTTACCATTCCGTTTGTCCGGCTGCTTTCCGGCTCCACGACGTTCTTCGGCAAGCTTTTGGGCATCCACTCGGATAACATTGAGGAAGAAATCTCCATCAGTGAGATTCGGGCGAAAATCGAGGAAGGCAAGGAACGGGGCGTCATCAACCAGACGGAACGTGATATGCTTGATGGGATTTTTGAATTTGACAATAAACTGGCCCGGGAAGTCATGACACCGAGAACCGATGTTTTTCTGGTGGATATTGCTGAAAAACCGGAAACCATTATTCGGATGCTGACCAATGGCCGCTATTCACGGATCCCGGTCTATGAGAACGAGTCGGACAATATTATCGGTATGCTCGTGCTAAAGGATATTTACCGCGAATACATCAATAAGGGCTCCGTCAAGGATATTCGCAAAGTCATGCGCGAAATCCTGTTTGCGCCGGAAACCAAGCACATTGATGATCTGTTCAAGGAAATGCAGGCGAAGAATCATCATCTGTGCGTCCTGATCGACGAGTACGGCGGTTTCTCAGGGATCGTTACGATCGAAGACTTGTTGGAAGAAATTGTAGGCAATATCTTCGATGAGCATGATATTACCTACACTGAAATTAACCGGATTGATACGGACACCTATATTGTCGACGGCATGGTTACAATCGCTCAGCTCAATGATGATCTGAACCTGGACCTGGACAATGAGAACGCGGATACGATCGGCGGCTACTTCATCGAGAAACTGGGCCGCGTTCCGGAAAAGGGCGATGTAGTGGATGATCTGGCGATCCGGATGGAAGTACTGCGCATCCGCGGACGTCGGATCAAGGATCTCAAGATCATTATAAAAGATATTGATGTTCCGGAAGCCGTGGACGACGAATTTTAGAGAGGGAAACGTATGAACGGAGTGGCGTTGGTCAACCTGGTCATGGGAGGATATCTCCTGTATGACGCATTCAACCGTCTGGCAGCTCACCAGAGCCTGCTGATATTCGATGACTACCTGGGGGGCTTCGCCCGCTATATCCCGATTCTTCTGGCCATCGGCCTGATCCTGACGGCGATCCTGCTGTTCGTAAAAAAGAGCACCTCCTGGCTGTTTTTTTCCTATGTCATCTCATTCCTGGTACTGCTTTTCTACACTCCTTCGGTGTTCTACAGCGGAATCGAGGAACGCTATTCGCCCTGGATCCTGGTTTTTCAGTTCCTGGTACTGATCACCTGTACGATTCTGCTCTACGCGACGCGGGAGCGGGGCAAGGGGAGTGCCAGCGTCCTGCACCGGGAGACCTACTCAGAGTATAAAAAAGGCATGAAGCAATTTGAAGATCCCGAGTCGAAAACCGGCAGGAAGAATTCCAGACCGGAATAAGACGAACCTCAGTCAGTAAGATCTTCTGACCGAAACATCGGTTCACAACACCCAATTTTAGAACAACCCATCCCTATAACAAGAACAGCGAGCTTACGAAAGCTCGCTGTTCTTGTTATAAAGACGATTCAGTTATTCCTGACCTCTGTTTTTCCGTTGAAGAGGGAACGTTTCATTGGCTGAAATCCCATCGCTTCAATCTCTCGGGAAGGATTTGTTAGCGGTATTTCCGGTAGATGCCGACCAGGCGGCCGAGAATCCGGCAGTCCGGTACAATGATTGGTTCCATGGTGTCATTTTCCGGCTGGAGCCTGATGTAATTGCGTTCCTTGTAGAAGGTCTTGATGGTCGCTTCCTCATCGATCAATGCAACAACAATTTCACCGTTGCTGCAGGCTTCCACCTGCTCGATGATGGCGAGGTCGCCGTTGTTGATGCCGGCGTTGATCATGGATTCTCCAAGAACTTTCAGAATGAACAGGTTTTTATCATGTTTTACAAAGTGCAGGGGCATAAGGAAGTGGTCTTCTATGTTTTCCTGAGCCAGTATCGGGACGCCGGCCGTTACGCGGCCTACCACAGGAATTCGAACCATTTCAGGACGGTCATTAAGTTCAGGAATTTCCAAAGCCCGGGGCTTCGTGGGGTCACGCCGGATCAGGCCTTGCTTCTCTAAATTCTGCAGGTGGTTCTGGACGGACGAAGTTGATCTCAGGTCCACCGCATCGCAAATCTCGCGAACCGATGGAGGGTATCCTTTGGCTTCTGTGTAGGTCAGCAGAAACCGGTATACTTCTCTTTGTTTTTCTCCTTTTCCGGACATACGACACCTCTCTTTAATAATTTAATATCATTGTAGCATAACAGACCCCGAAAACAAACACTTGTTCCGTAAATATGTTCTAGTTTTGCCGCAGTTTCAGCACATTCGGGAAAAGACCGGACTCTTTGACCGCCTGCCAGGCGGATTCAGTTGCCCTGAATCAAATCAGCCCGATTGCTTCAGGGGCAGAAGGGGCCAGGATGCCGTCTATTTGTGTCGCCGTTTCCATGTGTTACGGGTTTCCCCCTTGAGCAGGGCAGCCGGAAATTGCAATTGGCGCGCCCTGGCGGGATCATTCTTAACTTTCTTTGAAGACATTCCTTTTCCCAGGCTGATTCTCTATAATGATATCAAAGGCTTTTGATCAAAATACAAATGAACTCAGGAGGTAACTATGTCCATTCATATTGGAGCTAAACCAGGCGACATCGCCAAGACGATCTTATTACCGGGGGATCCGCTCAGAGCGAAATTCATCGCAGAAACATTCCTGGAGAATCCCGTTCAGTTTAATGAAGTCCGGGGCATGCTCGGCTTTACCGGAACCTACAAGGGAGTGCCGGTTTCTGTCATGGGTACCGGAATGGGCATCCCGTCCATCTCCATTTATGTTCATGAACTGATCCATGATTATGGCGTTAAGAATCTGATGCGCGTCGGATCTGCCGGAGCCCTGATCCCGGAAGTGGTGATTCGTGATGTGGTTCTTGCCTCATCCGCTTCCACCACCAATGGTTTTAACAAAAACCGGTTCCGCGGACTGGATTACGCGCCGACTGCAGATTTCACTCTTCTGTCCAAGGCATATGAATCAGCTAAAGAACTGGGTCTGGACGCCAAAGTCGGAAATGTCCTGTCCTCAGATATCTTCTATGATGAAACCAATGCCCAGGGTCTGTTTGCCAATGCCGGAACCCTCTGCGTTGAGATGGAAGCTGCCGGTTTGTATACCGCGGCTGCCATGGCCAGAGTTCGGGCACTGGCCATCCTGACGATCTCCGATTCACTTGTGACAGGAGAAGCCACGACTTCCGAAGAACGCCAGAAGACCTTCACCGACATGATGAAGATCGCGCTGGAAACCGCCGTCAAGGTCAACGATCTGGACTAGGCTTCCCATGAAAAAGATCGGGAGTTTTATCACTTCCGATCTTTTTTCATTCTTTCGAAGTCATTCTTTCGAAGTCATTCTTTCGAAGTCATTCTTTCGAAAACATCCTATTCGATTGACCTGAGCGATATTCCATTTGATTGACCCGACGGTTATTCCAATTGCTTACCTGACTATTATTCCATTTGCTTGACCTTTGTTAATCCAGCTAATTGCCTCATATTCATGACAATAGATGATTGATAAGGATGTCAGCCGGACACCCGTGATCAGATCCTGCAGTAAGGCTACTTCTTTCCCCTGGTCAGATCAGACCAGCGGTCGATGTCGCGCAGGGGATTGGCATCCGCCGAGTCCCGAAGCCGTTCATCGTCGACATGGGTATAGATCTGAGTGGTGGAGAGATTTTCATGCCCCAGGATCAATTGAAGCGAACGCAGATCCACATTGCCATGCTTATACATCAAAGTGGCGGCAGTGTGTCTGAGTTTATGGGGGGTGTATTGGTCCGCGTTGATCCCGGCGTTGGTGATGTGCTTCTTGACCAGCCGCTCCACCGTCCGTTTGCTGATGGGGCGCTTGTGATTCGAGAGGAACA is a window from the Clostridiaceae bacterium HFYG-1003 genome containing:
- the mutS gene encoding DNA mismatch repair protein MutS; protein product: MALTPMMQQYFKLKEEYPDCILFFRLGDFYEMFFEDAQVASKELELVLTGRDCGLEERAPMCGIPYHAAKNYIGRMVDKGYRIAICEQMEDPALAKGIVRRDVIKIITPGTINDETFLTEDANSYLMAIKKGAGNGSYPEISLAVTDITTGDFLTASFPYDLEILRSEIAKYDPREILLFEEDEVAELVRREVRTAVTLQGHLLPLEEDAVLHHEFTHIQGSVPYNGKQCVLGLVNYLKSTQKMSLSHLTTLEAYAVSDTMALDLNTRRNLELTENIVDKSKRGSLIWILDQTMTAMGARNLRRWIEKPLIVQQEIQNRLDAVEALYRDIGFNEEIRETLKGVYDIERMSGKVAQKNINPRELLSLKQSLERIPTVKQLLGQVQYGVLEELREELDELADIADLIGRAISEDAGVSSKEGEIIKAGYDKGVDELRDIKRHGRQWIAQLEAQERSVTGISSLKVGFNKVFGYYIEITKANFGKIPEGRYVRKQTLANAERYITEELKEMEEKILGAEEKLQDLEYSLFVQVRDQVEANTERLKRTAAVLAQLDCYAAFAKVALDRSYVRPSFNNQGVIKIADGRHPVVEAMIPRGEFIANDTLLDFKKNNFLIITGPNMAGKSTYMRQVALITLMAQIGSFVPAVSADLSVTDRIFTRIGASDDLSGGKSTFMVEMTEVSNILKNASHDSLILLDEVGRGTSTYDGMAIAWSVTEHLMKEDGIKARTLFATHYHELIALEKQLPGVRNYSVAVKEVGQSIIFLRKIIPGGADESYGVEVARLAGLPQEVIQRAREILLGLEDSGKKKKIKERTERIQQLNFMDVLLDEGGGCAQEVLDALRGLNLNAMSPMEAMMKLYELQNQLKGD
- the mutL gene encoding DNA mismatch repair endonuclease MutL — encoded protein: MPEFRINLLSQETASKIAAGEVVEKPASVVKELVENSIDAGARNITVEVVNGGLDLIRILDDGHGIRNADMERAFLPHATSKIKEINDIFDIMTLGFRGEALASVAAVSRTLLKSHAKEEQDGMEVFYEGGEEKFRKYSALDQGTIIDVRDLFYNVPARLKFLRTAQKETANVTDILTRLALSQPQIAFTFYNNEKLVFRTYGTGKLLDVIRSVYNRKTAEQVTWFEREADGIKIHGYIGNEEIARGSRNQQTIFINGRYITSRSLTAAVEQAFKSFITINKFPFFVLFLELAPHTVDVNVHPQKAEVKFSDERLMFHTVFETIHGTLRTMYQGNLGFEQGLASDPVRETTPETAGQPIQSADFMPFDKTSRDSLIREEASPRPDSSSYFQEPAHVQETWPRPEDEPTEVRLPVDLKSDTAHHRLDNPISQSPQPTGSAPEIQLPKAAEEVLPKFPMPRIMGQFSKTYILAELGDALYLIDQHAAHEKINFERYMEDLLQGDLPIQPLLLPQVLDLAVDDYAVWLENEAVFQAAGFAIEAFGERTLNVREVPLFLSGSNAESYFKSILDNLKNLGKGTSQEIRYLRIATAACKASVKANDELTLPEMQHLLEDLRYLKEPFTCPHGRPTMIRFTRTEIEKMFRRIQ
- the miaA gene encoding tRNA (adenosine(37)-N6)-dimethylallyltransferase MiaA; amino-acid sequence: MMERRVIVLAGPTGVGKSDLAVELAQRLNGEIISCDSMQIYRGMDIGSAKIKPEDMRGVPHHLLDFLDPATAFSAAEYQTLALKTIEQIHERGHIAILTGGTGLYINSVIYPLGFTAADRSDEIRRKYEDVLRDQGREALHQLLQQQDPVSAGRIHANNVKRVIRALEVQEMTGRAFSEYGEEKVLRQDLEIYYYWISMDRTRLYDRINRRVDVMMAEGLLEEVRSLQAQGLGPMHQSMQGIGYKELLHCLEGKVSLEEAVDQIRQGSRNYAKRQMTWFRNDPNCAELSKELMTDEQMVAKIESDVSTHQTPKK
- the hfq gene encoding RNA chaperone Hfq, with the translated sequence MNKTTNNLQDIFLNGARKSRLGVIIHLVNGFQLKGIVKGFDNFTVILDSDGKQMLVYKHAITTITPSKPILFNNKEDETEMTGAEA
- a CDS encoding methionine gamma-lyase family protein, which produces MIEKTRQLLKTRYRISDELLDLHDRVLEELAPELSYYDEIREYNQLKVTRAFHEERISDSMFSMSSGYGYGDLGRDKLDAVYARVFGAESALVRPHFVNGTHAITAALFGNLRPGDTLMTITGRPYDTLHNVIGIGSKKNVGSLMDYGVNYLEVDFKDGLPDKETIRQMLAEHDVKMVHIQRSTGYSWRPSMNLTVMAGIIRFVKEQKDDIIIFVDNCYGEFIETVEPTELGADLIAGSLIKNPGGSIAPTGGYIAGRADLVEQAAYRLTVPGIGGECGSTFGVTRLMFQGFFLAPHISMEAVKGAIFCARLMEHLGYEVKPRATERRTDIIQAIRFGEPGKLIRFVKGIQYGAPVDSFVECEPWDMPGYDDQVIMASGSFIQGSSIELSCDAPIREPYIAYLQGGITFDHARTGILIAVSNTLKQE
- a CDS encoding hemolysin family protein; this encodes MIIIVLILINGFFSMSEMAIVSASRFKIHNLVSEGDKRASKLEHLMASPSNFLATIQVGITFAGFFTAGQATKSFESRLAPLFDQLPFLAPYSEVVAFILITLIMSYFTLVFGELLPKRIALQKPEAIALAVAGPVSTISKVTIPFVRLLSGSTTFFGKLLGIHSDNIEEEISISEIRAKIEEGKERGVINQTERDMLDGIFEFDNKLAREVMTPRTDVFLVDIAEKPETIIRMLTNGRYSRIPVYENESDNIIGMLVLKDIYREYINKGSVKDIRKVMREILFAPETKHIDDLFKEMQAKNHHLCVLIDEYGGFSGIVTIEDLLEEIVGNIFDEHDITYTEINRIDTDTYIVDGMVTIAQLNDDLNLDLDNENADTIGGYFIEKLGRVPEKGDVVDDLAIRMEVLRIRGRRIKDLKIIIKDIDVPEAVDDEF
- the lexA gene encoding transcriptional repressor LexA, encoding MSGKGEKQREVYRFLLTYTEAKGYPPSVREICDAVDLRSTSSVQNHLQNLEKQGLIRRDPTKPRALEIPELNDRPEMVRIPVVGRVTAGVPILAQENIEDHFLMPLHFVKHDKNLFILKVLGESMINAGINNGDLAIIEQVEACSNGEIVVALIDEEATIKTFYKERNYIRLQPENDTMEPIIVPDCRILGRLVGIYRKYR
- the deoD gene encoding purine-nucleoside phosphorylase, with amino-acid sequence MSIHIGAKPGDIAKTILLPGDPLRAKFIAETFLENPVQFNEVRGMLGFTGTYKGVPVSVMGTGMGIPSISIYVHELIHDYGVKNLMRVGSAGALIPEVVIRDVVLASSASTTNGFNKNRFRGLDYAPTADFTLLSKAYESAKELGLDAKVGNVLSSDIFYDETNAQGLFANAGTLCVEMEAAGLYTAAAMARVRALAILTISDSLVTGEATTSEERQKTFTDMMKIALETAVKVNDLD